In Capillimicrobium parvum, a genomic segment contains:
- a CDS encoding acetoacetate decarboxylase family protein has protein sequence MTFSGPTWGGLIPAPPHFYRNSKNLLISYETHLDPVLDLLPEEVEPLSDAPRVVLWFQDTPFSTWGPHQGCYAFIECVFRGNPYFFEAFLWVTSDSALAAGRELWGDSKKLADISVDCVAEEIVASLERPTGCAIATARMRLERWGDPDALPAHPGLCLKIIPGAERGQPPAVLQLVRDDMAAHAVVGSDGRPEVYTGPATLTLGTQGALDPLASLTPIGPIEATYALMHVELDYGTILKDYHDPSIGQSVTAGDGVLAGD, from the coding sequence ATGACCTTCAGCGGACCGACATGGGGTGGGCTGATTCCGGCGCCGCCGCATTTCTATCGCAACAGCAAGAACCTGCTGATCAGCTACGAGACGCACCTGGATCCGGTCCTCGACCTGCTGCCGGAGGAGGTCGAGCCGCTCAGCGATGCGCCGCGCGTGGTGCTCTGGTTCCAGGACACGCCGTTCAGCACGTGGGGGCCCCATCAGGGCTGCTATGCGTTCATCGAGTGCGTCTTTCGCGGAAACCCGTATTTCTTCGAGGCGTTCCTCTGGGTCACCAGCGACTCGGCCCTCGCAGCGGGCCGGGAGCTCTGGGGTGACTCGAAGAAGCTGGCGGACATCAGCGTGGATTGCGTGGCGGAGGAGATCGTCGCGTCTCTCGAGCGCCCGACCGGCTGCGCGATCGCGACCGCCCGCATGCGTCTGGAGCGCTGGGGCGACCCGGACGCGCTGCCCGCCCATCCCGGGCTGTGCCTGAAGATCATCCCCGGCGCGGAGCGGGGCCAGCCACCGGCGGTGCTGCAGCTCGTGCGGGACGACATGGCCGCGCACGCGGTGGTCGGATCCGACGGCCGCCCCGAGGTGTACACCGGGCCCGCCACGTTGACGCTCGGGACGCAAGGCGCTCTGGACCCGCTGGCCTCCTTGACGCCGATCGGTCCAATTGAGGCCACCTACGCGCTGATGCACGTCGAACTCGACTACGGAACCATCCTCAAGGACTACCACGACCCGTCCATCGGCCAGTCTGTGACCGCGGGCGATGGCGTGCTGGCCGGCGACTGA
- a CDS encoding acetoacetate decarboxylase family protein — MTVTPPREDTATAGLSASDLRRAMPVTAPLYGEPPFYYRGSQTMMIAYRTRADALGRHLPPGLRPLGDEPIVTAMISDYRFSTFGPYRECGFLAEVELTDDEGTKRRGIYVPYIYVTSEPPLAGGRELWGYSKKLAHIEMGQEADVVWATLSRPEPVRLLTAVLKIDRPAEPAEFEDVPVFSLRVIPSTDPGRYPTDVAQLVETRFPVTPRTAPDGMTEAWFGTTASIAFDVPTAVDPVHTLPVLDVLGGYYGTFDAVLHPGQIVRTYT; from the coding sequence ATGACCGTAACACCACCCCGAGAGGACACCGCCACCGCCGGGCTGTCCGCATCGGACCTCCGGCGGGCGATGCCCGTGACAGCGCCCCTCTACGGAGAGCCGCCGTTCTACTACCGCGGGTCCCAGACGATGATGATCGCCTACCGGACCAGGGCAGACGCGTTGGGCCGGCACCTGCCGCCGGGCCTGCGCCCGCTCGGGGACGAGCCGATCGTGACCGCGATGATCTCGGACTACCGGTTCAGCACCTTCGGCCCGTACCGGGAGTGCGGCTTCCTGGCCGAGGTCGAACTCACGGACGACGAGGGCACGAAGCGCCGCGGCATATACGTGCCCTACATCTACGTCACCAGCGAGCCGCCGCTGGCCGGCGGCCGCGAGCTGTGGGGCTACTCGAAGAAGCTGGCACACATCGAGATGGGCCAGGAGGCCGACGTGGTGTGGGCGACGCTGAGCCGCCCGGAGCCGGTGCGGCTGCTCACCGCGGTCTTGAAGATCGACCGGCCTGCCGAGCCCGCCGAGTTCGAGGACGTCCCGGTGTTCAGCCTGCGGGTCATCCCGAGCACGGACCCTGGGCGCTATCCGACGGACGTCGCCCAGCTGGTCGAGACACGCTTTCCGGTCACACCCCGCACCGCGCCGGACGGGATGACGGAGGCCTGGTTCGGTACCACGGCGAGCATCGCGTTCGATGTGCCGACGGCCGTCGACCCGGTGCACACGTTGCCCGTGCTCGACGTCCTGGGGGGCTACTACGGCACGTTCGACGCTGTGCTGCACCCCGGCCAGATCGTTCGCACCTACACCTGA